The following coding sequences are from one Thermostaphylospora chromogena window:
- the rhaI gene encoding L-rhamnose isomerase, with the protein MKDTKEIKDALRTQRIETPSWAYGNSGTRFKVFTQPGVPRDPYEKIADAAQVHRFTGIAPTVALHIPWDRVDDYADLARHAREHGVEIGAINSNVFQDDDYKLGSVTNPDPRVRRKALNHLLECVDIMDETGSDTLKLWFSDGTNYPGQDDIRARQDRLAEALAAVYERLGENQRFLLEYKLFEPAFYMTDVPDWGTAYAHCVKLGPKAQVVVDTGHHAPGTNIEFIVAFLLREGKLGGFDFNSRFYADDDLMVGSADPFQLFRIMFEVVRGGGYGPHVAFMLDQCHNIEPKIAGQIRSVMNVQEATAKALLVDREALAAAQAEGDVLGANAILMDAYNTDVRPLLAELREEMGLAPDPMAAYRESGYYEKIVAERVGGTQAGWGA; encoded by the coding sequence ATGAAGGACACCAAAGAGATAAAGGACGCGCTGAGAACGCAGCGCATCGAGACGCCCTCCTGGGCGTACGGCAACTCCGGTACCCGCTTCAAGGTGTTCACCCAGCCGGGGGTGCCACGCGATCCCTACGAGAAGATCGCCGACGCGGCCCAGGTGCACCGCTTCACCGGTATCGCCCCCACGGTCGCGCTGCACATCCCCTGGGACAGGGTCGACGACTACGCCGACCTGGCCCGGCACGCCCGCGAACACGGCGTGGAGATCGGCGCGATCAACTCCAACGTCTTCCAGGATGACGACTACAAGCTGGGCAGCGTGACCAACCCCGACCCCCGGGTGCGCCGCAAGGCACTGAACCACCTGCTCGAGTGCGTCGACATCATGGACGAGACCGGCTCGGACACACTGAAGCTGTGGTTCTCCGACGGCACCAACTACCCCGGCCAGGACGACATCCGCGCCCGTCAGGACCGGCTGGCCGAAGCGCTGGCCGCGGTGTACGAGCGGCTGGGCGAGAACCAGCGGTTCCTGCTGGAGTACAAGCTGTTCGAACCCGCCTTCTACATGACCGACGTGCCCGACTGGGGCACCGCCTACGCCCACTGCGTCAAGCTGGGGCCCAAGGCGCAGGTCGTGGTGGACACCGGGCATCACGCACCGGGCACCAACATCGAGTTCATCGTGGCGTTCCTGCTGCGTGAGGGCAAGCTCGGCGGCTTCGACTTCAACTCCCGCTTCTACGCCGACGACGACCTCATGGTCGGCTCGGCGGACCCGTTCCAGCTCTTCCGCATCATGTTCGAAGTGGTGCGCGGCGGCGGGTACGGCCCTCACGTGGCGTTCATGCTCGACCAGTGCCACAACATCGAGCCGAAGATCGCCGGCCAGATCCGCTCGGTGATGAACGTCCAGGAGGCCACCGCCAAGGCGCTGCTGGTGGACCGTGAGGCGCTCGCCGCGGCGCAGGCGGAGGGCGACGTGCTGGGCGCCAACGCGATCCTGATGGACGCCTACAACACCGACGTGCGCCCGCTGCTGGCCGAGCTGCGCGAGGAGATGGGGCTGGCGCCCGACCCGATGGCGGCCTACCGCGAGTCCGGGTACTACGAGAAGATCGTCGCCGAGCGCGTCGGCGGCACTCAAGCAGGCTGGGGGGCCTGA
- a CDS encoding L-rhamnose mutarotase — translation MQRVCFLLKVRPDRIEEYRERHAAVWPEMLQALSESGWRNYSLFLREDGLLVGYFETEDLDAARAAMARREVNARWQAEMAPFFEGLDGKAPDEGFVPLQEIFHLD, via the coding sequence GTGCAACGCGTGTGTTTCCTGTTGAAGGTCCGGCCCGACCGAATCGAGGAGTACCGTGAGCGTCACGCCGCGGTGTGGCCGGAGATGCTCCAGGCGCTGAGTGAATCCGGCTGGCGCAACTACTCGCTGTTCCTGCGCGAGGACGGTCTGCTGGTCGGCTACTTCGAGACCGAGGACCTCGACGCCGCCCGCGCCGCGATGGCACGGCGCGAGGTCAACGCGCGCTGGCAGGCCGAGATGGCCCCGTTCTTCGAGGGCCTCGACGGCAAGGCGCCCGACGAGGGCTTCGTGCCCCTGCAGGAGATCTTCCACCTTGACTGA